The following proteins come from a genomic window of Larimichthys crocea isolate SSNF chromosome III, L_crocea_2.0, whole genome shotgun sequence:
- the LOC104927471 gene encoding dickkopf-related protein 1 → MYKEIIPGLRVRQLRKHRAETLWKLLGFRIQGRFGLCHSVHFFTHTEGILFIFRVFATQKSFKWRIMQMPSAHRFLAVYLTLFGYLGDVYTGTVLMNSNAIKNLPGASGSKGSDTVSPSPRTSPSGSVVHKLPVDTLQQAGVCTDDEDCGGDEFCYDTRGACLPCRRIRKRCARDSMCCAGNRCSNGVCQANDIDGTDASITTGFHKNNNTMEHQAKKPPTAHGHQPHAVKGQEGDTCLRSADCSEGLCCARHFWSRICKPVLTEGQVCTRHRRKGTHGLELFQRCDCGDGMACRPEKGEQDHSVSRTAARNLHTCQRR, encoded by the exons ATGTATAAAGAGATCATCCCAGGACTGCGAGTCAGGCAGCTTCGAAAGCATCGTGCCGAAACTCTCTGGAAACTTTTGGGATTCAGAATTCAAGGCCGCTTTGGACTTTGTCACTCAGTTCATTTTTTCACCCACACAGAAGggattcttttcatttttcgtGTGTTTGCAACACAGAAGAGTTTTAAGTGGAGAATCATGCAGATGCCGTCAGCGCACCGCTTCTTGGCTGTGTACCTCACACTGTTTGGATACCTTGGGGACGTTTACACGGGGACCGTCCTGATGAACTCCAACGCCATCAAAAACTTGCCTGGTGCTTCTGGCAGTAAAGGTTCCGACACCGTCAGTCCGAGTCCGCGCACCTCTCCCTCCGGGAGCGTGGTACACAAATTACCCGTTGACACCTTGCAG CAGGCAGGTGTTTGCACGGATGATGAAGACTGCGGGGGTGATGAATTCTGCTACGACACCCGAGGCGCCTGCCTGCCCTGCCGTAGGATCCGGAAGCGTTGCGCACGGGACTCCATGTGTTGTGCAGGAAACCGCTGCAGTAATG GTGTCTGCCAGGCAAATGACATAGATGGTACAGATGCATCCATCACAACTGgctttcacaaaaacaacaacaccatgGAGCATCAAGCCAAGAAGCCCCCCACTGCCCATGGCCATCAGCCTCATGCTGTAAAAG GCCAAGAGGGGGATACTTGCCTGAGATCTGCAGACTGCTCCGAGGGTCTGTGCTGTGCCAGACACTTCTGGTCTCGTATCTGTAAGCCAGTGCTGACGGAGGGCCAGGTGTGCACGCGCCATCGCAGGAAAGGCACACACGGTTTGGAGCTGTTCCAGCGCTGCGACTGTGGTGACGGCATGGCCTGCAGACCAGAGAAAGGAGAGCAAGACCACAGTGTCAGCAGGACTGCAGCCCGGAACCTACACACCTGTCAGAGACGCTGA